One segment of Pseudodesulfovibrio sp. 5S69 DNA contains the following:
- a CDS encoding methyl-accepting chemotaxis protein — translation MKFGIGFGSVLLLLLVLGGWSLFGISGIVSNAKEVITGNKLRGNFTQKVVDHLKWSEKVNELLTNPDVNTLNVQTDPHKCAFGKWFYSDARAAAEKLVPGLKPLMAEIEKYHNTLHESAVEIGEKYAPADVALGSFLRDKKLDHLRWMGKIKDALIDPASTSTGVQTDPHKCAFGKWLYSDATAQRMKDDPKFGALVQKIFEPHRSLHESAAEIDTELAAGDRAKAQEWYRDITAPLGDETLSAIDGVLKLNDSRIKGYEAAKAIYSGVTVPALNKVQELLNKSMDLISANIMTDEEMLQKAASTRMGVMIFGIVSVLVGVFLAWIIARGIVGPLRKGMDFARIVSTGDLTATVDLDQKDEVGQLAAALTSMADRLNKVVADVNAATDSVSAGSEELSASAQSLSQSVVEQSASIEQISASMEEMSAGVRTNARSAQETEAIASKAAEGAKESGQAVEEAMGALKSIAERITIIQEIARQTNLLALNAAIEAARAGEHGKGFAVVAAEVRKLAERSGKAAEEIGDLSSASMGVADKAGRMLDELVPQIGRTAELIQEIASSSLEQEKGVNEIGTAITQLDDVVQGNASASEEMASTSEELSAQAQALAEAMTFFKVASNGGGRTTVVARRTAAKSLPAAQPKAKGGTGAKGSGLALDMGDDEDFEKF, via the coding sequence TTGAAATTCGGTATTGGTTTCGGTTCGGTATTGCTGTTGCTGCTGGTGCTTGGCGGCTGGTCGCTGTTCGGCATCAGCGGCATCGTGAGCAATGCCAAGGAGGTCATTACCGGCAACAAGCTGCGCGGCAACTTCACGCAAAAGGTGGTCGACCACCTCAAATGGTCGGAGAAGGTCAACGAGCTGCTGACCAATCCCGATGTGAACACGCTGAACGTCCAGACCGACCCGCACAAGTGCGCCTTCGGCAAATGGTTTTACAGCGATGCCCGGGCTGCGGCCGAGAAGTTGGTGCCGGGGCTGAAGCCGCTCATGGCCGAGATCGAGAAGTACCATAACACGCTGCACGAATCGGCGGTGGAGATCGGCGAGAAATATGCCCCGGCGGATGTGGCGCTGGGGTCTTTTTTGCGCGACAAGAAGCTCGACCACCTGCGCTGGATGGGCAAGATCAAGGACGCGCTCATCGACCCCGCGAGCACGAGCACCGGGGTGCAGACCGACCCGCACAAGTGCGCCTTCGGCAAGTGGCTCTATTCCGATGCGACGGCCCAACGGATGAAGGACGATCCCAAGTTCGGGGCTCTGGTCCAGAAGATTTTCGAACCGCACCGCTCCCTGCACGAATCCGCCGCCGAGATCGACACCGAACTGGCCGCGGGCGACCGGGCCAAGGCCCAGGAGTGGTACCGGGACATCACCGCGCCGCTGGGCGATGAGACCCTGTCCGCCATCGACGGCGTGCTCAAGCTGAACGATTCCCGGATCAAGGGGTATGAGGCGGCCAAGGCCATCTATTCCGGGGTCACGGTGCCCGCCCTGAACAAGGTTCAGGAACTGCTGAACAAGAGCATGGACCTCATTTCCGCAAATATCATGACCGACGAGGAGATGCTCCAAAAGGCGGCAAGCACCCGCATGGGCGTCATGATCTTCGGCATCGTCTCCGTGCTGGTCGGCGTGTTCCTGGCCTGGATCATCGCCCGCGGCATCGTGGGGCCGCTGCGCAAGGGCATGGATTTCGCCCGGATCGTATCCACCGGCGACCTGACCGCCACGGTGGACCTGGACCAGAAGGACGAGGTCGGCCAGTTGGCCGCCGCCCTGACCTCCATGGCCGATCGGCTGAACAAGGTCGTGGCCGATGTGAACGCGGCCACGGACAGCGTGTCCGCGGGCAGCGAGGAACTGTCCGCCTCGGCCCAGTCCCTGTCCCAGTCCGTGGTGGAGCAGTCCGCGTCCATCGAGCAGATTTCCGCCTCCATGGAGGAGATGAGCGCCGGGGTGCGGACCAACGCCCGCTCCGCCCAGGAGACCGAGGCCATCGCCAGCAAGGCCGCCGAGGGGGCCAAGGAGAGCGGCCAGGCGGTGGAAGAGGCCATGGGCGCGCTCAAGTCCATTGCCGAGCGGATCACCATCATCCAGGAGATCGCCCGCCAGACCAACCTGCTGGCGCTGAACGCGGCCATCGAGGCCGCCCGGGCCGGCGAGCACGGCAAGGGGTTCGCAGTGGTCGCGGCCGAGGTCCGCAAGCTGGCCGAGCGCAGCGGCAAGGCGGCCGAGGAGATCGGCGACCTGTCCTCGGCCTCCATGGGTGTGGCCGACAAGGCGGGCCGGATGCTCGACGAGCTGGTACCGCAGATCGGGCGCACCGCCGAACTGATCCAGGAGATCGCCTCCAGCTCCCTGGAGCAGGAAAAGGGCGTGAACGAGATCGGCACGGCCATCACCCAGCTGGACGACGTGGTCCAGGGCAATGCCTCGGCCTCGGAAGAGATGGCCTCCACCAGCGAGGAGCTGTCCGCCCAGGCCCAGGCCCTGGCCGAGGCCATGACCTTCTTCAAGGTGGCGTCCAACGGCGGCGGCCGGACCACGGTGGTGGCCCGGCGGACGGCCGCCAAGTCCCTGCCTGCCGCGCAGCCCAAGGCCAAGGGCGGCACCGGGGCCAAGGGTTCCGGCCTGGCCCTGGACATGGGCGACGACGAGGATTTCGAAAAGTTCTAG
- a CDS encoding peptidoglycan-binding domain-containing protein produces the protein MVLYLSSFLITMNVGFMFQAAYPLFARRGPVAPGRALRGRSLRARLDLTNPADVRVIQQRFKAIGLYSMAEDGTIGPGTRQAFDVFADRHNLQRGLWTVNMQMLLFRGARL, from the coding sequence ATGGTCCTGTACCTGTCCAGCTTCCTGATCACCATGAACGTGGGCTTCATGTTCCAGGCCGCGTACCCGCTGTTCGCCCGGCGCGGCCCTGTGGCTCCCGGCCGTGCTCTTCGCGGCCGCAGCCTGCGTGCCCGCCTCGACCTGACCAACCCGGCCGACGTGCGGGTCATCCAGCAACGGTTCAAGGCCATCGGCCTCTACTCCATGGCCGAGGACGGGACCATCGGCCCCGGCACCCGGCAGGCGTTCGACGTCTTCGCGGACCGGCACAACCTGCAACGGGGGCTGTGGACCGTGAACATGCAGATGCTGCTCTTCCGGGGGGCCCGCCTCTAG
- a CDS encoding MASE3 domain-containing protein: MHTKSTSLFFKTTLAVVVLLGLYLASLQNYLLFHTLVEMFSIVVAFGIFTIGWNSRYYIKSNYLLFLAIAYLFIAFLDLLHTMSYKGMGIFTDYDYYANQVWIATRYMESLSLLVAFVFLRESRSVNAVRVFSAYFAITAVIVAVIFWWKIFPVCFVDGTGLTPFKKISEYIICLILGAAAWLLFRMRDRFDPVVHRWLVWSLLFTILSELAFTFYISNYGFSNLLGHYFKLFSFYFIYRALVATGITAPHAVLFRALQDSETKFRGLVESSRDLIWEVDEGLRYTYVSPLAPAILGYASEEMLGMTPFDFMPADQAGPAREAFRRAAGNREPVHRENTFRSVEGREVIMETRSVPILSADGSVAGYRGVDRDVTERKLHELELRQLQRAVESSPIGIVVTSVEGVIEYGNPAFYSRQEITGADALGRGIALFLADDPEAPVAREVGEALRVGRLWQGDVSRRNGRGDRFWEHVMVAPVTDRQGALVNFVATFEDITDRKALEKLKEDVEQIMRHDLKSPLNGIIGIPQLLLDEGNLSEQQTTLVRLIESTGYRILDMVNHSLDLFKMETGVYEYTPADVDVVEVVQTVLNDHAGPARTKGIPLDLSVEQAACGQGCLIRSDKDLFYHMLSNFVANAVDASPDGYPVEVSVEGIPCRVISIRNRGAVPAEIRDQFFEKYKTWGKKRGTGLGTYSSKLMADVMGYGLRLDTSDEDDVTIISIHLPGA, encoded by the coding sequence TTGCACACGAAATCCACCTCCCTCTTCTTCAAGACAACGCTCGCGGTCGTCGTTCTGCTCGGGCTGTACCTGGCCAGCCTCCAAAATTACCTCCTCTTCCATACCCTGGTCGAGATGTTCTCCATCGTGGTCGCCTTCGGCATCTTCACCATCGGCTGGAACTCGCGATACTACATCAAGAGCAACTATCTCCTCTTCCTGGCAATCGCCTACCTGTTCATCGCCTTTCTCGACCTCCTGCACACCATGTCCTACAAGGGCATGGGCATCTTCACCGATTATGACTACTACGCCAACCAGGTGTGGATAGCCACGCGCTACATGGAGAGCCTCTCCCTGCTGGTCGCCTTCGTGTTCCTGAGGGAGAGCCGGTCCGTGAACGCGGTCCGCGTCTTCTCGGCCTATTTCGCCATCACCGCCGTGATCGTGGCCGTCATCTTCTGGTGGAAGATATTCCCGGTCTGCTTCGTGGACGGGACCGGGCTGACCCCGTTCAAGAAGATCAGCGAATACATCATCTGCCTGATCCTCGGGGCGGCTGCCTGGCTGCTCTTCCGCATGCGCGACCGGTTCGACCCGGTGGTCCACCGTTGGCTGGTCTGGTCCCTGCTGTTCACCATCCTCTCGGAGCTGGCCTTCACCTTCTACATCAGCAACTACGGTTTCTCGAACCTGCTGGGCCACTACTTCAAGCTCTTTTCCTTCTACTTCATCTACCGGGCACTGGTGGCCACGGGCATCACCGCCCCGCACGCGGTCCTTTTCCGCGCCCTGCAGGACTCGGAGACCAAGTTCCGCGGACTGGTGGAGAGCTCGCGGGACCTCATCTGGGAGGTGGACGAGGGGCTGCGCTACACCTACGTCAGCCCCCTGGCTCCGGCCATCCTCGGCTACGCCTCCGAGGAGATGCTCGGGATGACGCCGTTCGACTTCATGCCCGCCGATCAGGCCGGACCGGCGCGTGAGGCCTTTCGCCGTGCCGCCGGGAACCGGGAGCCGGTGCACCGCGAGAACACCTTCCGGAGCGTCGAGGGGCGAGAGGTGATCATGGAGACGCGCAGCGTGCCCATCCTCAGCGCCGACGGCAGCGTTGCCGGGTACCGGGGGGTGGACCGGGACGTGACCGAACGCAAGCTCCACGAGCTTGAACTCCGGCAGCTCCAGCGGGCCGTGGAGAGCAGTCCCATCGGCATCGTCGTCACCTCCGTCGAGGGGGTCATCGAATACGGCAACCCCGCCTTTTACAGCCGCCAGGAGATCACCGGCGCGGACGCCTTGGGCCGCGGCATCGCCCTGTTTTTGGCCGACGATCCGGAGGCCCCCGTGGCCCGTGAGGTCGGGGAGGCGTTGCGTGTCGGCCGCCTGTGGCAGGGGGACGTGTCCCGCCGCAACGGCCGGGGGGACCGCTTCTGGGAGCACGTCATGGTCGCGCCCGTGACCGACCGGCAGGGCGCGCTGGTCAACTTCGTGGCCACCTTCGAGGACATCACCGACCGCAAGGCCCTGGAAAAACTCAAGGAGGATGTGGAGCAGATCATGCGCCACGATCTCAAGAGCCCGCTCAACGGGATCATCGGCATCCCCCAACTGCTTCTGGACGAAGGGAACCTGTCCGAACAACAGACGACCCTGGTGCGGCTCATCGAGAGCACGGGGTATCGGATTCTGGACATGGTCAACCACTCCCTGGACCTGTTCAAGATGGAGACCGGGGTCTATGAATACACGCCGGCCGACGTGGACGTCGTCGAGGTCGTCCAGACCGTGCTCAACGACCACGCCGGTCCGGCCCGGACCAAGGGAATCCCCCTGGACCTGTCCGTGGAACAGGCGGCCTGCGGCCAGGGATGCCTGATCCGGTCGGACAAGGACCTGTTCTACCATATGCTCAGCAACTTCGTGGCCAACGCGGTGGACGCCTCGCCCGACGGCTATCCGGTCGAGGTGAGCGTCGAAGGGATTCCCTGCCGGGTCATCAGCATCCGCAACAGAGGGGCGGTCCCGGCCGAGATCCGCGATCAGTTCTTCGAGAAGTACAAGACATGGGGCAAGAAGCGCGGCACCGGGCTCGGCACCTATTCCTCCAAGCTCATGGCCGACGTCATGGGCTACGGCCTGCGCCTCGACACCTCGGACGAGGACGACGTCACGATCATCTCCATTCACCTGCCCGGGGCGTGA
- a CDS encoding NADH:flavin oxidoreductase/NADH oxidase — translation MANAFDTFTLRDVTLRNRIVVPPMCQYQAVDGVPNLWHEVHYPSMARGGAGLVIVEATAVSPEGRISPGCTGLWNEAQAEEMAKIAASIKQAGAVPGIQLGHAGRKASANVPWEGDDHMAEDDPRAWETISPSAVAFGANLPRVPREMTLEDIRRVQADFTAAVRRARDAGFEWLELHFAHGYLGQSFLSVHANKRTDEYGGDLAGRGRFLRETLAAAREVWPERLPLAARLGVIEFDGRDEETVADAVSLVGDFKALGLDLLDASLGFSTPDANIPWGPALVVPYAARIRREVGIPVSAAWNVDTPEIIRDVLANDQLDLVMLGHRHLSNPHFPYALAKAYGIENPGWATLPASYAHWLDRYKASDER, via the coding sequence ATGGCCAACGCATTTGATACATTCACGTTAAGGGACGTCACCTTGCGCAACCGCATCGTGGTGCCGCCCATGTGCCAATACCAGGCCGTGGACGGGGTACCCAACCTGTGGCACGAGGTCCACTATCCTTCCATGGCCCGAGGCGGAGCCGGACTGGTCATCGTGGAAGCCACGGCGGTCTCGCCCGAGGGACGCATCTCGCCGGGCTGCACCGGTCTGTGGAACGAGGCCCAGGCCGAGGAGATGGCGAAGATCGCGGCGAGCATCAAGCAAGCCGGGGCCGTGCCCGGCATCCAGCTCGGCCACGCGGGCCGCAAGGCGAGCGCCAACGTGCCGTGGGAGGGCGACGACCACATGGCCGAGGACGACCCCAGGGCCTGGGAGACCATCTCCCCGTCGGCCGTGGCCTTCGGCGCCAACCTGCCGCGCGTGCCCAGGGAGATGACCCTTGAGGACATCCGGCGCGTTCAGGCGGACTTTACCGCCGCGGTGCGCCGCGCCCGCGACGCGGGGTTCGAGTGGCTGGAGCTGCATTTCGCCCACGGCTACCTGGGGCAGAGCTTTCTGTCCGTGCACGCCAACAAGCGCACGGACGAATATGGCGGCGATCTGGCCGGACGCGGCCGGTTCCTGCGCGAGACGCTGGCTGCGGCCCGCGAGGTCTGGCCCGAGCGGTTGCCCCTGGCCGCGCGGCTCGGGGTCATCGAGTTCGACGGCAGGGACGAGGAGACGGTCGCGGACGCCGTGAGCCTGGTCGGGGACTTCAAGGCACTCGGCCTGGACCTGCTCGACGCGAGCCTGGGCTTCTCCACCCCGGACGCGAACATCCCCTGGGGCCCTGCCCTGGTCGTGCCCTATGCCGCGCGCATCCGCCGCGAGGTCGGCATCCCGGTGTCCGCGGCCTGGAACGTGGACACTCCGGAGATCATCCGCGACGTCCTGGCGAACGACCAGCTCGACCTGGTCATGCTCGGCCACCGCCATCTGTCCAATCCGCACTTTCCCTACGCCCTGGCCAAGGCCTATGGTATCGAAAACCCCGGCTGGGCCACCCTGCCCGCGTCCTACGCCCATTGGCTGGACCGCTACAAGGCCAGCGACGAGCGTTAG
- a CDS encoding methyl-accepting chemotaxis protein, with product MQFKSIKTKIVVMAGGCLLTTVVVLVGIQMISQSRSERFVGEKVNALIEKQTRQSLTAVAQREAGNISQKLNINLDTARTIADSFNAVRKASGAGATFDLRTAFNDILLKVLENNPEFLGAYSAWEPNALDGQDSLHAGNKSTGHDDTGRFVPYWNRDENGRIARQALVGYEDASKHPNGVTKGGWYLFPRQRHKENILDPFPYIVQGRQEWLTTMSAPIMLDGKFLGVAGTDLRLKFIQQLSEEVAKSLYGGKARVQVISYLGIVVADSRSPEAVGKPFKDIYQGDWKTIVDSIQGGKSYVDMDPDKENVDVSAPIQLGRTGTPWGILIEVDRAVVFADARQLAEFMTESSRQNIIIGVSAGAGIVVLACLVLWFLANGLVAPVRKAVAFAEKIAGGDFVDNRIDVKQKDEIGALSRTLKDMADKLKDVVVDVKSASGSVADGSSELSSSSQAVSEGATEQAASIEEITSSMEEMTANIAQNAHNAQETDTLATKAADDARVSGEAVEKTVVSMRSIAEKISIVEEIARQTNLLALNAAIEAARAGEHGKGFAVVAAEVRKLAERSGTAAAEISELSSSSVEVAERAGEMLKLLVPDIEKTATLVQDITAASNEQNAGATQINQAIAQLDSVIQQNASASEEMASTCQELASQGTHLQEVMAFFHVDDGGLRRTSTTKVVKRKPAAIPQSKPAPAKSQGLALEMDMDDQNDFERF from the coding sequence ATGCAGTTCAAATCCATCAAGACGAAGATCGTCGTCATGGCCGGAGGATGTCTTCTTACAACCGTCGTGGTGCTTGTCGGCATCCAGATGATTTCGCAGTCGCGGTCGGAACGGTTCGTGGGGGAAAAAGTCAATGCGCTCATCGAGAAGCAGACGCGCCAGAGCCTGACGGCCGTGGCCCAGCGCGAAGCCGGGAACATCAGCCAGAAGCTGAACATCAACCTGGACACCGCACGGACCATCGCCGACTCCTTCAATGCGGTCAGGAAGGCCTCGGGCGCCGGGGCCACCTTCGACCTGCGCACGGCGTTCAACGACATCCTGCTCAAGGTCCTGGAGAACAACCCGGAATTTTTGGGCGCCTACAGCGCCTGGGAACCCAACGCCCTGGACGGCCAGGACTCCCTCCATGCCGGGAACAAGTCCACGGGACACGACGACACGGGGCGGTTCGTTCCCTATTGGAACCGGGACGAGAACGGGCGCATAGCGCGACAGGCCCTGGTCGGGTACGAGGACGCCTCGAAGCACCCCAACGGGGTGACCAAGGGTGGCTGGTACCTGTTCCCCCGCCAGCGGCATAAGGAGAACATTCTCGATCCCTTCCCCTACATCGTTCAGGGCCGCCAGGAATGGCTGACCACCATGTCCGCCCCGATCATGCTCGACGGGAAGTTCCTGGGCGTCGCCGGCACCGACCTGCGGCTCAAGTTCATCCAGCAGCTGAGCGAGGAAGTGGCCAAGTCCCTGTACGGCGGCAAGGCCCGCGTGCAGGTCATCAGCTATCTCGGCATCGTGGTCGCGGACAGCCGGAGTCCCGAGGCGGTGGGCAAGCCGTTCAAGGATATTTACCAGGGCGACTGGAAAACGATCGTGGACAGCATCCAGGGCGGCAAGTCCTATGTCGACATGGATCCGGACAAGGAAAACGTTGACGTCAGCGCCCCGATCCAGCTGGGCCGGACCGGGACGCCCTGGGGCATCCTGATCGAGGTCGACCGCGCCGTGGTCTTTGCCGACGCCCGGCAGCTCGCGGAGTTCATGACCGAGAGTTCCCGCCAGAACATCATCATCGGCGTGAGCGCCGGAGCGGGTATCGTGGTCCTGGCCTGCCTGGTCCTCTGGTTCCTGGCCAACGGCCTGGTCGCCCCGGTGCGCAAGGCCGTGGCGTTTGCCGAGAAGATCGCGGGCGGCGACTTCGTGGACAACCGCATCGACGTCAAGCAGAAGGACGAGATCGGCGCCCTCTCCCGGACCCTGAAGGATATGGCCGATAAGCTCAAGGACGTGGTGGTGGACGTCAAGTCCGCTTCCGGGAGCGTGGCGGACGGAAGCTCCGAACTGTCCTCCTCCTCGCAAGCCGTGTCCGAGGGCGCGACCGAACAGGCCGCCTCCATCGAGGAGATCACCTCGTCCATGGAGGAGATGACCGCGAACATCGCCCAGAATGCCCATAACGCCCAGGAAACGGATACCCTGGCCACCAAGGCGGCGGATGACGCGCGGGTCAGCGGCGAGGCCGTGGAAAAGACCGTGGTGTCCATGCGCAGCATCGCCGAGAAGATCTCCATCGTTGAGGAAATTGCCAGACAGACCAACCTGTTGGCGCTGAACGCAGCGATCGAAGCGGCCCGCGCAGGCGAGCACGGCAAGGGCTTCGCGGTCGTGGCCGCCGAGGTCCGCAAGCTGGCCGAGCGGAGCGGTACGGCCGCCGCCGAGATCAGCGAGCTGTCCTCCAGCAGCGTCGAGGTCGCCGAGCGGGCGGGCGAGATGCTCAAGCTGTTGGTGCCGGATATCGAGAAGACCGCTACCCTGGTCCAGGACATCACTGCGGCCAGCAACGAGCAGAACGCCGGCGCGACCCAGATAAACCAGGCCATCGCCCAGCTCGACTCGGTCATCCAGCAGAATGCCTCTGCGTCCGAGGAAATGGCCTCCACCTGCCAGGAGCTGGCCAGCCAGGGCACGCACCTGCAGGAGGTCATGGCCTTCTTCCACGTGGACGACGGCGGCCTCCGCCGCACCTCCACCACCAAGGTGGTCAAAAGAAAGCCTGCCGCCATTCCCCAGAGCAAGCCCGCCCCGGCCAAGTCCCAGGGGTTGGCCCTCGAAATGGACATGGACGACCAGAACGACTTCGAACGCTTCTAG